Sequence from the Acidimicrobiales bacterium genome:
TGCCGGGGCGGCGAGGCCGGTGGCGATGGCGAGGGTGCCCGTGACCAGCCCGGCCGCCGCGTAGGAGCCGCCGCCGTCCCTCACGAGCAGCACGAGGGCGAGCCCCGCCATGCCGCCCGGGACCCGCCCGAGGATGCCGGCGGCCAGCAGCCGGGGCACGTGTCGGGTGCCGAGGACGTCGCGATAGGCGTGGCTCCTCACGCCGACCATCCTGCCGACCCCCTGTGACACTTACGACCCGAGCTGGTGGGAGGGCGGGTCACCCGGTCCTGTCACACCCCGTTGGTACCGTCGCTCCCGATGGACGAGACCGCCGTCGGCCGGGTGCTCGGCACCGAGGACGCCACCCCGCTCGAGTTCTGGGTGGGGGTCTCGCCGGACGCGTACCTGCAGCTGGACGACGTCGTCGCGCTCGAGCGCCGCCTGCCGGGGGCGGAGGAGCCGGTGCGCCTCTACGGCGTCGTCGCCCAGGTGAGGGCTCGCCACGAGGGGGCCCGGTTCGACAGCGACGTCTTCCTCATCCACGAGGGGGTCCTGCCGGCCGAGGTCAGCGAGGCGGCCCTCGTGCAGACCACCCGCTTCGAGCCCGAGGTCTACGTCCCGCCGCGGCCGGGCGACGCCGTGCGCCGGGCCACGGGCGACGACCGCGAGCAGGCCCTGTTCTTCGACGGGATGACCCGCCGGCTGCCGGCCGGCCTCAGCCGGGACGACCAGCCCGTCTACGTCAACCTGGACTTCCTCGACGGCACGAGGGGCGCGCACGTCAACATCAGCGGCGTCTCCGGGGTCGCCACGAAGACGACCTATGCCACCTTCCTGCTCTACGGCCTGTTCACCTCGGGCGTGCTCGGCGCCGAGGCGGCCAACACGAAGGCGCTGATCTTCAACGTCAAGGGCGAGGACCTGCTCTTCCTCGACCACCCCAACCGCGACCTGGACGAGGCCGACGGCGCCCGCTACCTCGCCCTCGGCCTCCAGCCCGGCGCCTTCCCGGACGTGGACGTGCTCGCCCCGCCGCGGCGCAACGACCCCACCGCCCGGCCCGACGTCGCCAGCCGCACGGAGGGGGTCACCTCCTTCTTCTGGACCCTGGAGGAGTTCTGCCGCCAGGAGCTGCTGCCGTTCCTGTTCGCCGACGCGGAGGACGACCGCCAGCAGTACACGATGGTCGTCCACAACGTCACCGCCCGCCTGGCCGAGGCCCAGCCGGCCGGCGACGAGGGCGCCGTCGCCGTCGACGGTGAGCCGGTGAAGACGTTCAGGGACCTCGTCGACGTGATCGCGGCGAAGGTCGAGGACGACCTCGACGGGCCCCGCTGGGCGGGGCGGGCGATCGGCCCGGGGACGGTGAACGCCTTCCTCCGCCGGCTCTACGCCGCCGTCCCCCATGTGGCCCACCTGGTCAGGGCGGACGTGCCCCACCCGGCGGGGCACCAGGTCCGCTTCTCCAGCCAGGTCACGGTCGTCGACCTGCACAACCTGTCCGACCGGGCCAAGCGGTTCGTCGTCGGCGTCGTGCTCCGCAAGGCGTTCCGGGCGAAGGAGGAGGCGGGCACGGCCTGGCCGCTCCAGTTCGTCGTGCTCGACGAGCTGAACAAGTACGCCCCGCGGGAGGGGTCGAGCCCCATCAAGGAGATCCTCCTCGACGTCGCCGAGCGCGGCCGCTCGCTCGGCATCGTGCTCATCGGCGCGCAGCAGACGGCGAGCGAGGTCGAGCGGCGCGTCGTCGCGAACTCGGCCATCCGCGTGGTCGGCCGGCTCGACGCGGCCGAGGCGGCGAGGGGCGAGTACGGGTTCCTGCCCCCCGTCCAGCGCCAGCGGGCGACGATCGTCAAGCCGGGCACCATGCTCATCGCCCAGCCCGAGCTGCCGGTGCCGCTCGTGGTCCAGTTCCCGTTCCCCGCGTGGGCGACCCGAGCGGGGGAGGCCGGCGCCAACCCGAGGTCGACGTCAGTGGCCGGGGCCGACCCGTTCGACGGGCTGCCGTCGTGAAGGTCCTCCACACGTCGGACTGGCACGTCGGGCGGAC
This genomic interval carries:
- a CDS encoding ATP-binding protein; its protein translation is MDETAVGRVLGTEDATPLEFWVGVSPDAYLQLDDVVALERRLPGAEEPVRLYGVVAQVRARHEGARFDSDVFLIHEGVLPAEVSEAALVQTTRFEPEVYVPPRPGDAVRRATGDDREQALFFDGMTRRLPAGLSRDDQPVYVNLDFLDGTRGAHVNISGVSGVATKTTYATFLLYGLFTSGVLGAEAANTKALIFNVKGEDLLFLDHPNRDLDEADGARYLALGLQPGAFPDVDVLAPPRRNDPTARPDVASRTEGVTSFFWTLEEFCRQELLPFLFADAEDDRQQYTMVVHNVTARLAEAQPAGDEGAVAVDGEPVKTFRDLVDVIAAKVEDDLDGPRWAGRAIGPGTVNAFLRRLYAAVPHVAHLVRADVPHPAGHQVRFSSQVTVVDLHNLSDRAKRFVVGVVLRKAFRAKEEAGTAWPLQFVVLDELNKYAPREGSSPIKEILLDVAERGRSLGIVLIGAQQTASEVERRVVANSAIRVVGRLDAAEAARGEYGFLPPVQRQRATIVKPGTMLIAQPELPVPLVVQFPFPAWATRAGEAGANPRSTSVAGADPFDGLPS